Below is a genomic region from Phalacrocorax carbo chromosome 10, bPhaCar2.1, whole genome shotgun sequence.
TGGATTTTGTTGTGTTATGCAAAACCCATGCTTTGTCAGCAAGGGTAGAGGGGATCTACTGAGTTACTGCTTCCATCTTTGGTCTGTGAATGCCAGGGTCACCCATGAAAGGCCAGTTGTGCATCATACATTTGGTGTCACTGAAGTAACTTATCCCTAACCAGAAGAGGAGACTTTATGGGAAGTGCAAACATCCTTAATCCTATGCAGAATGATCCTCTATGGTTATTTACTGTTCAACAGAAATAGCATAGACAGCTGATGGAGCTGTTTGTTGGATCCAGATCAAGTGATTTTTGACTGTCTTTAGATTTACGTTCCTGCTTAAAGTAACCTCAAAGAGGAGAGTAACCTAAAGATAAAACAGTAAGCAACCAAAGCTCTGCAAAGTATATCCTCTGAGTTTCAAAAGCATATTCTACATGTCTTTCTGATTTCTATCATGTTTTCTGTCTGCAGGACCATGACAAAACTGTATGAAGATGCTGACTGGTCACGTAAGGATCTTGGAGAAATAATTATCGAAGCTCGGAAGCAAGCAACCAAGTGCAAGATGGGGGCTTTTTGCTTGAGAAGTCTGAGGAATTATTACAGAGAGCTGAGCCAGAGGACCCAAGCAGGACATAAGACATCTTTTATTGACCTGTGGGGGCTCATGATTGAATCCATGTTAAATGACGGGGTAATGTCTATATGTCTTTCTTCTCATAAAGTTGGGAATTTGATCTTTATGACaattatgaaattaaaaccCTAGGACGAGACACCTGGCCAATAACAGTGTACTCGGTATGTAGGCATAAAACCATGTATTTGCATGAATAACTTGGAGACATAGCGTATGTCTACGCTGGAGCCTAAAGTGTGATTGGACGTAACATAGAAATGCTCAGACTAGCTCTAAAGTAACCAGCCTGCTAATTGACATCGTAGCCGTCCAATAAATTTTTGAGTGTCTTAGGTGTTTTTCATAGCCCCATGCTTTTATGTCTCCACTGGTGTAATATTTACACAAGCTGCAGTCATACTTGAACGTACTGCAGGTGTACCCCATACGTAGTTACCGCACTTTGTGATTTAGTGATGAGAAAGTATATAGATCCAGAGCTCCTGAGCCATCCTAGCTACAGAAACTGTGGTTCTGCAAGTGCCTTTCAGCTACTTTGGATTTGGTCTCTCAGGACCTCCCGTTCCTAATTTTGTTATAGTGATACAAGCAAAACTTTCCATGGAAACCAGCAAACTGATGGTAGCTgcagaaaaagttattttattttaaaatcctataAACATGGTTTATATTTTATGGAGGTGAAACAGATAAAATGAAATGCTCTCGCTTCATATAATATTTCACATTGTATTTCTGGCCTCAGTGCTACATAGCAAAATTTGCTAGAACTTAATTTGACTGACGTACACTCAAAATCTCCATTTAATGTATAACAGAAGTTGTTAGTATTGGGCATCTCAAGGATTTTTCCTCTGCGGATGTTAATGTTCaatatggttttaaaaaaacacaaacatctCAACTAGATGGGTCATTAATATGCTGCCTTGAAGAACTCATATGTTTAACAGATGAAGTATGTGATAATAGCTAAATTACCCAGACCTGCCCTattttttctctcacatttaGCAATGCAAAGTTAGAATAGCATGTGAAGCAACTCATCACTGTCATTGTATACTGAATGTAGAACATGGCTTAACAACAATTATTTCTGTTCCCATGATTTTCTTGCCCTCTGTTTTTCAGGCACATGGAAGTAAGTTTAGGGGAAAATTCAGGAAAATTATACCCTATGTTCAAACTTTTTTAAGCTGATGTCTTTAAAGAACTGATTATCAGctatccattttttttttttccccccaaatccAGAAATGCCACCACAGACTTTCTGATCAACGTTGGGCAGTGAATCAGGGTCAGAACCCGCTGCCCATCTACCTTGCCCTCAACGTCAAGGACAAAGTTGCCACCAAAGATTTTAGAGGTAATGTTTCAATgctgcaatatttatttttatcttgggAGATACACCATGGGGTAAATAATgaagagttattttaaattctcaCTCCAAGCCAAGAGAAGTCCTGTTCAGAGACAGAGGAGTAACTGGGCAGCCACAGGATAGACAGCAACAGTTTAGTAATTTGTAAGATCTCCTGGCATGGAAGTGTGCATATTCAGACGTTAACTTCAGGCTAATGGTACTATGTAGATCTGTGACAATGTTCTCAGAAACACTACGGATTCTTAAAGGAAGTGATTCACGGGAGCTTTCACTTTGTTTAACACATGTTTTTCATGGTTGGCTAAAGGCAATAAAAGCAATACAAGTCAGTCTGTGTTCTAGTCCACCTTCCATGAGAAAACTTCCCACTTGCTAgataaaatgaaagaggaatTTAAATCTTCCCTTAGCCCCGCCGCTGCTCTTTCCCAAACCCATAGACAGGGCAGTAGCTGATTGCAGGTGGCCGCCTGCAGGGTTTGCTCAGGGCGCCCAGCTCGCCCCTGAGGGCCGACACCCGGCAGGTTTATTCCGTTCTCAGCTGCAGAGCTAACGTTGTTGGCGTGCGTTTTGGCAGAGTGGGTGGAGTTCACGCCGTATGAGGTGGGCTTCCTGAAGTACGGCGCCTTCATTCGCGCTGAGGATTTCGGCAGCGAGTTCTTCATGGGTCGCCTGATGAAGAAGCTCCCTGAGTCCCGGATCTGCTTCATGCAAGGTGACTCACTTGCCTGGGGGAGCGACAAGGATTTAATACAAACACTAATGAGTCTGGAAATTAGACCCCAGCAACCTGTTGCTCCGCGCGTGGCAGCAGGGGTACAGGGGCATGGCAGAAGTGGTTTGGTATCTATCTCAGCCAGCTGAGATTCAGCACGTCTCCTGAGACACGCTCAACTGCCCAGGTAGCAGAGGCGGTCTTATCATTTGGACTAAGATAAACTGAAACTAAACGGACAAAAAAATTTGTTGTGTACCTTCATGAATGCTTTTGAAGCGTCACCGTTTCCTGTAGcttgcaaaacattttgaaagttGGAAATCCATGAGACTTTGTGGGAGCTGAAGGAAATgctgagaagaaataaatagggcaagaaagaggggaactggggaaggagctggctgaaaatatttctctatcagaggaaaaaggaaatgaaaataggaaaatgACAATGTAAAATTTCTGGTAAAACatgttggaagaaaaaaatatttgaaatttcttCTGCAATGTTTGCCTTCTAACTTAACTCTACCATCGAAACAGGtgtctggagaaaaaaaaaaagtgggtaGAAATGCGAAAATGATGTAGAAGAGCtgctgaaggaagagaaggcagtttttaaaagaactacTTTGTGTTTACCTCAGTACTGCTTATTAGACCTTTCCCACTTCCCAGGAATGTGGAGTAGTATCTTCTCCAAAAACCTTTTGGATGCCTGGCATGCAGCTGACAATTCAGAGGACTTCTGGCGCAGGTGGACCCAAGACAAAGTGACTGAAATAGGTAAATCTCAAATACCTTTTGACTTATGGCCTCCTTCCTCCAGGCCCCTCTGATACGGTAGGTGCGCTCACATTTCTCATGTTTTGAGTTTTTCTGCCAGCCTGCTGTTCTCAGCCTCTGGGTAtgggaggcactggggaaaCAGTGATTTGATATAAGCAAAGCACTGGCTATTCAGTAAAATAGGGAGACTGTTAATAGAAGGAGAGGCACCATCAGACAGATCTTGACGGAAAGGAGATAGGGATGGATACATAAGGTGGTCCCTAATGTGTTGTGTTAAAATGCTTGGGAAGAAGAACTTCTGTCAAAGCCTCATGTCAACTCTTTGTCAGCTAGAGAGAAGCGTTAAGGacttccttttccagttctgtttgTCCTGCGTAGCACATCCCTCCCTCAAAATCTGACTGAACTGAAAGGTTTAGTAGAGGTCAAAGGAAGTTAACGGAGTGGAGCTCTATTACGCCAGCTGAAAGAGGCAGCTTTGAACTGAAAGACCATTCCTTGAAAATACTTATGAGCATCTTAATGTTAAAATTCAAGCAAAACCAGTAAACAGGCTTGGGTGAGGATCGTGTAGATtatgtttttggaaaaaaaaccacaacccaaacCCCTTATGCCTGGGTTTATATAAATAATTGGAAAGTTTGTGTTAAATTCAGCTggccaaacccaaaccaaattgaacaattttaaaaataaaagtagaattatttaatttaaaaataaaacattcaaatttttcttttcattttataaatagGCTTTGAATTTCATATTTAACCTACATGGAATCTAAAAACAGTAATCCCTTcaaacatataaataaaattatttttcctggttttgtttgcttggaaAAGTGAATGTAATATGTACCAAAATCATGTGTGTTATGAGGAAAAACGCTGCTTTAATCAGACATGGCCAACCAgggtttagaaaacaaaaataattttatgttttatcGGAGCTTGAACGGAACTCACTGCAGACCatagggaaaaaataagcaatGCTGAGAGCCGTGAAGATGTGGTTGCTGTTGGTACAGAAGAGTTGCTgaccttttctcctctttgtgCCCAGCCTTCTCTCAAATGCTGTCATAATTCAGTCGCGTGTCATTTATGCCATGTATCTCTAGAGGAACAACCAGACTTACCTGAGAAGCCGTACGAGATGGCTACATGCATGTTCACTCCCACGAGCGGCCTCTCCACGGCTCTCCGGGACATCCTGACGGACCGCCCTGCTGTCTCCAAGTACCACAACTTCCTGAGGGGTTTCCAGATGCACAATGAGTACATCCAGCATGAGCACTTCGCAAAATGGAAAGGTGTGGGCAGCACTCCTGCCTACGTGCCTCGTTGGTCGCTGGGGCAGGCACATAACAGGCGGCGTTTGTACATCCTGAAGAGAACTGAGCGGGTTTTGTAGTTGGTTGTTAGTGTTTGCTgagaggggaggaggatgaACGAAGTAACTCCTCACATCTCTCACTTCCAGTAACAAAACTGGTCAATTTTTGGTCTGTTTGGTACTGGAAGTCCTAACTGGGATGAAAATCACTGGAGCGGGGCTCTGCACATATGGAAAACCCGTCATGGGTTTGGTGCAGTTGATGGGTTTGGAAAGACCAACAAACCATGAGTGGAAAGGCTGAAGGGAGCTTTAGGATTGCTACACGGTATCctaaagcaaagggaaaatcCTGAGTGGGAGGGAAGCTTGCTTTCTATCTTGATAGATGTCTTTCTGCAGTTTAGCAGAATCTCAtagctctgatttttttcctctttagacACTTTCTTAGACACCTCTCCTAATGACCTGAGAGGCAACTCGGAGCACCTGGAGTTGGTGGATGCAGCTTTCTTCTTTGAAACCAGCTGCCCACCGCTTATGAGACCAGAGAGGAAAGTGGACGTCATCATACATTTAAATTACACCGGTGGATCACAGTCCTTGGTGAGAAGTCTCAAAACTGTCTTTGTTTAGTAACggcttttcctttgttttccacaACTTTCAGACGGGTGTCTGTAAAACATGAAACTTAATGGAATTTAGTAACATGGAGTTTCCAAACCTTAGAAGAAGAATGGAAATTCCCAGAGgggaaaatatctttatttttctcaaaccACTTTTGAAATAGTCCTAAGTGCTTCACCAGTGaaatacacagcagcacagTGAGGTTATGATTGTTGAACTTCAATTTCCATTACAATTATGTGTAAGATTTTATAGCACAAATAtagctggaaaaacagtgtcTGTGACTCAGATGCTGTATTTAATCTGCATTTTCCTTAAactaataaaattttctttgtctttttattttaatatgtgaTTTTCTAACTGTCCAAGAACAACCTAAcgagtgaagaattttttcatctttattgTTATCTCTcttaataaatacaatttttctcCTTATATAGTAGGCTTGAAGCAAGATATCAAATGCATGTACTGTGTTTGCAGAAACCTCATTtggttaaaatatttatatagattTTGAAAATGGTATTCACCATGTAAAAAGACAGATTCAGACTTCCAAATATATACTTGTAATAGTAaacctgttcctgaagggcaCCACAGAGAACACAGAGTGAACTTGTTAAGATTCTGTCATTTTCTCAAGTGGAAGATAATTCAAAGCTCTTCTTACAAtgtgatgaaaaaaaagaagtgtgtgTACCGCAGCTGAAAAAGAGCATATGTAATAATTTGCACTacaactccttttttttttgtaatctgaaatcttttggaaatatttaattcaaacaAACTGAGGTGATACTTCAGTGTTGTTAGGCAATTTAACAAAGTTAGTCATCACAAATGAGCTTTCTGGTGAATGGTTTGGGTGCTTTATTTTGAGACCTAAAATATGTTAGCTTGAAATCtcatattatttctaaaattcaaAGTTACAGAAAAGTTCATCTCAAAACCCTGCTAAAGTTGACTGAGGTCAACTCACAAGTTATACTGTTATATAAACTTGATACAGTTATACTGCTATATTAACTGCTATAACTTGACTGTAAATCTTACTGTCTTGGGCCACAAGTTTAGTTTTGTTTAGATCTGAATTTTTGTGACTTATTTCTCCTTTAATTAATGATACTTAATAACATTCTTTGAATTCGTCTGTTCTGTCCCTACATAGTATTCCCATTTTAAAGACATGCCTTGGTATGTATTTAAGCCCTCTTCACCATCTTAATATTGGGTGTTTTCCCGTAAGGCTATTTTCAAATAGCTACCCAAGCAACAGAAGAACagtccctggggctgcaggtgctCACGCTGTTGCAAGACATCCAGCGTTATCGGTCTATTTTCTGCAGCTTGGCATGAATTACTGggcttcagcagcagcctgaTCTTGGGTTTCTTTTCCGTTCcttatgctgctgctgttgggctATGGCCAGCCCCTGGAGCAGGCTTGCAGATACTTCTCAGAGCAAGGAATTCCATTTCCCAGCATCGGGCTGAAGGATGATGAGAAGAACCTGAAAGAGTGCTACATGTTCGATGGTGCAGACACCCCAGgagctcctctgctgctttattttcctctagTGAATGACACCTTCCAAAGATATGTAGCACCTGGTAAGTTAACAGTACCCAGCTAATTTTATTGACCAATGAACTTTCATGCTCCCTAGGTGTTTTTTCCCTCatcccaaaacaaaaatcctttgcttgcttgtttctACTAGCAAATACATTGCAAAATGGAACGACACACAGCAATCACATCTGCGACCTTTCTAAATTATTCTTGACATAGTCTATCAGAGTCCTGTTACTCCCTGGGACTATACAACCcccttcttcttttcccttgacAGGCATGTCACGTAGTGCTGCCGAAATGGAACTGGGCAAGGTTGATATCTCCAGTTTCTGGTCGCCATACTCGACGAGGGAGGTCTCCCTGAAAGCGGAAGATTTCAACAAGCTCCTGAAGCTGACTAATTACAACGTCATGAACAACGAGAACATGATTCTTCAGGCCTTGCGCATGGCTGTGGCACGGAAGAAACAAGCTCTGAGCCAGCCGGTTTCACACACACAGTCCTCTGCTTGAAcagctttttcctctctcttacTAAGTATTTATCATGATAACACAGAATTATATATCAAATGCAATACCTACTTCACTGTTCTTGGCAGGTGCCATCTCTTTCTAACTAAGTAGCCttcttaaaaaaggaaacttgaAGTATTTGTTTCAAAGCCACATGATTCGGTTCACTAAGCAGTAGTTGCTTTTTGATCAGGTGCTGTGATATGAAACATAGCAGTCTGTTGTTAACACCATCTCACTGTGATGCTCCAGAGGCGAAGATTCACCTGTCTGTGATAGGGAAACGGTTTTAGCTCGCTCTCTGCGCTCTCTTGTTGTCTTGGTGGCTAGTTGCTAGTATTTTTTCATCTGCAAAGTATTCTGGCATTTCATTGGGACTATTGGTAGCAAATCCATAAAGCCCTTTTCAGACACAGAAGTTAGTAACCATGCAGTATCAATTTAAATCATTCTACTTGGTTTTAATAACTTGAATTAAATGGTGTCCTACCTTTTAAGAGTTTTGTTTCCcaagtgttgttttttttttgttgtgaacTGTCATGAAATACATATATCTCTTATGAaggatatttaattttttcaaactTGTGTTGGATAATGGATGCATGGATGGTGGCCTTTTAGGTCTACGATGACATCTGTTCTTATAAATTAAGTCAAACTTATGAATTTGTTTGAAGGGCCACGGCCATTTCCTCTCTCAATCAACTGTGTTCTGCCTCCGATCATGTGCGTGAGCTGCAGTTGTCTCCCTGAAATACAATTTTGCTTCAGCATCATCTGGAGCCTGTTCAACGTAGCGAATGAAATATTACTGAAACAGCAGGTGAGCGGGACTGCAGGATGTATGGTAATTGCGTACGTTATATGATTGCCACAGTCTAACTAGTTATTTGAAAGGTACATTGAAGTGCGGTGGCTGAGGTGGAAAAAGCTGATTTATACACACATAATGCAAAAACTTAACAGCTCCCAAACACCAGCGCGGTTGCCaaagaacagaagaagaaatgctgCTCCTGGGAATGCACTAAAtaatgtgtgcatgtatgtactAAAGGACCTGATGAGCCGCCCATTAACAAAAAGCAGCACTCCTCTTCAAGCCCTACCGGAGACCAATCTGTAATGCAGGAAACAATCGTGTGTCATTCCCAAGAAGCAAGAGTCTTGTCCACCAAATCACGGATGTTTATCAGCCATTATTGCGTACCTGAACGTGGATGTATAGCAGAAAAAACACCttgcatttcttcctcttcagctaATGAGACATTTAATAAGTAAATCCTTTGCCCCTTTGCATAGTTTTTCAGATGTTGAAAAAATAGTAGCtgtttggattaaaaaaacctcaaaaccaaAATCCTAGGTGTTTTTAGGAGAATGGAATCTACTCAAACACGCTGAAGGCCAAGAAAGGtccagcagagagagagacatGTAACTTCTGTTTCT
It encodes:
- the LOC104042137 gene encoding cytosolic phospholipase A2 epsilon-like, with protein sequence MGLFYSKNQTEPSPCNLLTVKVIRMKNARKADLLTQSDCYVSLSLPTASVQHFRTKTVQNSKNPTWNETFHFMIQSQVKNILEMKVCDEDNITQDDHLLTVFFDVSKIQLGENIQLCFQLNPQGKEELEVEFTMESSPDPPENIVTNGVLVSREVSCLDVQVNGGRLRKDSTERKFALTVDGSYEGTQTHTLSSCLCPTSPARFHYIKYNQSALTVALPRRRRLSRSISSQNERDMNESVTLALNMLPIQEKITIAEDRTIDLYTKANEWTQGLFFRPRNLDARLGFDLCTEEQDFLQKRRKVVAAALKDVLHLEEDLQEHEVPIVAVTTAGCGIRALTAMYGSILGLQKLRVLDCVSYISGSSGTTWTMTKLYEDADWSRKDLGEIIIEARKQATKCKMGAFCLRSLRNYYRELSQRTQAGHKTSFIDLWGLMIESMLNDGKCHHRLSDQRWAVNQGQNPLPIYLALNVKDKVATKDFREWVEFTPYEVGFLKYGAFIRAEDFGSEFFMGRLMKKLPESRICFMQGMWSSIFSKNLLDAWHAADNSEDFWRRWTQDKVTEIEEQPDLPEKPYEMATCMFTPTSGLSTALRDILTDRPAVSKYHNFLRGFQMHNEYIQHEHFAKWKDTFLDTSPNDLRGNSEHLELVDAAFFFETSCPPLMRPERKVDVIIHLNYTGGSQSLPLEQACRYFSEQGIPFPSIGLKDDEKNLKECYMFDGADTPGAPLLLYFPLVNDTFQRYVAPGMSRSAAEMELGKVDISSFWSPYSTREVSLKAEDFNKLLKLTNYNVMNNENMILQALRMAVARKKQALSQPVSHTQSSA